One window of the Kallotenue papyrolyticum genome contains the following:
- a CDS encoding TIGR03557 family F420-dependent LLM class oxidoreductase, translating into MPLGYAAMFEQFHPTDLLRYCEIAEANGFDAVMASDHFHPWTPQQGQSAFVWAWLGALGERTRQRFGTGVTPPGYRYHPAIVAQAAATLAAMYPGRFWLGLGAGEALNEHIVAEYWPEPAARLERLIESIEVIQKLFSGKTVKYSGKHIKMESARLYTRPETPPPIYVATSGPIMSERTGRLCDGIITVGAADDKLRLLLSRFEQGAREAGKDPTRMPRILQVHVSWAETQAAAEEQALREWPNGGMPFPKGDIRNPEDFEAMARFVRIEHFQNRVLISPDLDEHRAHLQHFIDLGFSDVYVHNVGRNQEAFLEAYGRYVVPHLRWPQAG; encoded by the coding sequence ATGCCACTGGGCTATGCCGCCATGTTCGAGCAGTTCCATCCCACGGATCTGCTGCGCTACTGTGAGATCGCCGAGGCCAATGGCTTCGATGCGGTGATGGCCTCGGACCATTTCCATCCCTGGACGCCGCAGCAGGGCCAGAGCGCGTTTGTGTGGGCCTGGCTCGGCGCTCTGGGAGAGCGCACGCGCCAGCGGTTCGGCACGGGCGTCACGCCGCCGGGCTACCGCTACCACCCCGCGATCGTCGCGCAGGCGGCGGCAACGCTGGCGGCGATGTATCCGGGACGCTTCTGGCTGGGCCTGGGCGCGGGCGAGGCGCTCAACGAGCATATCGTGGCCGAGTACTGGCCGGAGCCGGCAGCCCGCCTCGAACGCCTGATCGAGTCGATCGAGGTGATCCAGAAGCTGTTCAGCGGCAAAACGGTCAAGTACAGCGGCAAGCACATCAAAATGGAGAGTGCGCGGCTGTACACGCGGCCTGAAACGCCGCCGCCGATCTACGTCGCTACCTCCGGACCGATCATGAGCGAGCGCACCGGGCGCCTGTGCGACGGCATCATCACCGTGGGCGCGGCGGATGACAAGCTGCGCCTGCTGCTGAGTCGCTTTGAGCAGGGCGCGCGTGAAGCGGGCAAGGATCCCACGCGCATGCCGCGCATCCTTCAGGTGCACGTCTCGTGGGCCGAGACGCAGGCCGCCGCCGAGGAACAGGCGCTGCGCGAGTGGCCCAACGGCGGTATGCCCTTCCCCAAGGGCGATATCCGCAACCCCGAAGACTTCGAAGCCATGGCCAGGTTTGTGCGCATCGAGCATTTCCAGAATCGCGTGCTGATCTCGCCGGACCTGGACGAGCATCGCGCCCATCTCCAGCACTTCATCGATCTGGGCTTCAGCGATGTCTATGTTCACAACGTCGGGCGCAACCAGGAGGCCTTTCTGGAAGCCTATGGTCGCTATGTTGTCCCCCATCTGCGCTGGCCGCAGGCGGGCTGA
- a CDS encoding DUF2207 family protein, with amino-acid sequence MRHRIGRWLYRVGGAGGGLALLALVIGLVAPAPFARAQEDRRVVVTRRDGAITIQPNGDVAVVETWQVRFIGGPFRFAFRSIPLERVERIDGWSVSEDGRVYRQSSNERPGSFTLATEDGAQRITWYFEPTRDATRVFTLGYTLHGVLRIYPDGDQFFWKFIEADRGYPIEQAQVTVHLPETFAPEQLRATTYRNTREAPGAQIVDGTTVRFSGEDFAPGVEWEIRVQFPHGVVPATPPAWQAADDARRAEEAAIRARQPIYNLLALVAAMLILIGGGLGVYLLWYLRGRDAPVSSESPVLTAPPDDTPPGVVGTLLDERADMQDILATLVDLARRGYFQIVEHAPQGWFSSAPADFSFVRGSADPDQLRPFERRLYDQLFGMTLDRRDLSSLKNQFYSEIAAIQDELYAEAVRLGYFAHKPNAVRNRYTALGLLALGLTVALGFLGGPVFGRYTPLFALVVIAAGIVSVALIVVSRFMSRKTEAGARAARRWRAFRRYLQQLERYTELDQARELFDRYLPYAIAFGLEREWVRRFERVETPAPPWYQPYGWPVYGGRPVIIGANDGGPLRGGSGHADGGSRGGGGMPSLDQAAGRMFGGLNSMSSGLFAMLNTTAATFTAQPQSSGSGGFSGGFSGGGGGGGGGGGGSSGFG; translated from the coding sequence ATGAGACATCGCATAGGACGCTGGCTGTATAGGGTTGGCGGCGCTGGTGGCGGATTGGCGCTGCTGGCGCTGGTGATCGGGCTGGTGGCTCCGGCGCCGTTCGCGCGGGCGCAGGAGGACCGCCGCGTGGTGGTGACGCGCCGCGATGGCGCGATCACCATTCAGCCCAACGGCGACGTCGCCGTGGTCGAGACCTGGCAGGTGCGCTTCATCGGTGGGCCGTTCCGCTTCGCCTTTCGCTCGATACCGCTCGAGCGCGTCGAGCGCATCGATGGCTGGTCGGTCAGCGAGGATGGGCGCGTCTATCGCCAGAGCAGCAACGAACGCCCCGGCAGCTTCACGCTCGCAACCGAGGACGGCGCGCAGCGGATCACCTGGTATTTCGAGCCGACGCGCGACGCGACGCGCGTGTTTACGCTGGGCTATACCCTGCACGGCGTGCTGCGCATCTATCCCGACGGCGACCAGTTCTTCTGGAAGTTCATCGAGGCCGATCGCGGCTATCCCATCGAACAGGCGCAGGTGACGGTCCATCTGCCGGAGACCTTTGCGCCGGAGCAGCTGCGCGCAACAACCTACCGCAACACCCGCGAGGCGCCGGGCGCGCAGATTGTCGATGGCACGACGGTACGCTTCAGCGGCGAAGATTTCGCTCCCGGCGTCGAGTGGGAGATCCGCGTGCAGTTTCCGCACGGTGTCGTCCCGGCCACGCCCCCGGCGTGGCAGGCGGCGGATGATGCCCGCCGGGCCGAGGAGGCCGCGATCCGCGCGCGGCAGCCGATCTATAACCTCCTGGCCCTGGTTGCGGCGATGCTCATCCTGATCGGGGGTGGCCTGGGCGTCTATTTGCTGTGGTACCTGCGTGGCCGCGATGCGCCGGTGAGCAGTGAGTCGCCGGTGCTGACCGCGCCGCCCGACGATACGCCGCCGGGCGTGGTCGGGACGCTGCTCGACGAGCGCGCTGACATGCAGGACATCCTGGCGACGCTGGTCGACCTGGCACGCCGCGGCTACTTCCAGATTGTCGAGCACGCACCGCAGGGTTGGTTTTCCTCGGCCCCGGCAGACTTCAGCTTTGTGCGCGGTAGCGCCGATCCCGATCAGCTCCGTCCGTTTGAGCGGCGCTTGTACGATCAGCTCTTTGGCATGACGCTCGACAGGCGCGACCTATCGAGCCTGAAGAATCAGTTCTACAGTGAGATCGCCGCGATCCAGGACGAGCTGTACGCCGAAGCGGTACGCCTGGGCTACTTCGCGCACAAGCCGAACGCGGTGCGCAACCGCTACACGGCACTGGGGCTGCTGGCGCTGGGGCTGACTGTGGCGCTCGGCTTCCTGGGTGGCCCAGTATTTGGCCGCTACACGCCGCTGTTTGCGCTGGTGGTCATCGCTGCAGGCATTGTCAGCGTGGCGTTGATCGTTGTCAGCCGCTTCATGTCGCGCAAGACCGAAGCGGGTGCGCGCGCGGCGCGGCGCTGGCGCGCCTTCAGGCGCTACCTGCAGCAACTGGAACGCTACACCGAGCTCGATCAGGCGCGCGAGCTGTTCGATCGCTACCTGCCCTATGCCATCGCCTTCGGTCTGGAGCGCGAGTGGGTACGGCGCTTCGAGCGCGTGGAGACGCCGGCGCCGCCCTGGTACCAGCCCTACGGCTGGCCGGTCTATGGCGGTCGTCCGGTAATCATCGGCGCGAATGATGGTGGACCGCTGCGCGGCGGTAGCGGACATGCCGATGGCGGCAGCCGTGGCGGCGGCGGCATGCCCTCGCTGGATCAGGCCGCCGGGCGCATGTTCGGCGGGCTCAACTCCATGAGCAGCGGACTGTTCGCCATGCTCAACACCACGGCGGCAACCTTTACCGCGCAGCCCCAAAGCTCGGGCTCAGGCGGTTTCAGTGGCGGCTTCAGCGGTGGTGGCGGTGGCGGCGGCGGAGGTGGTGGTGGATCGAGCGGCTTCGGCTAG